The nucleotide window GAGCAGGATCTGCTGAACCCGAGACCCGACTCCGTCACTCGTTGAGGTGACGGACTGTGATCTTGCAGCTACTCATGCGTACGGTTCGGGGCGAGGGCACCTCGAGCTCCGGCACCCATGCCGGCGACGTCTTCAGCGCACTGCGAGTCCGACGCCCCGCGTCGGGGACAGGAGCGCCGACGTGACGTCGGTCCCCCGCATGCTGCCCATCTCCCGCCGCGGCCGGTTCGCCGTCGCCTCCACCGGCCTGGTGGCCGTCTCGACGTTCGGCCTGCTCGCCGGGCTGACCGGGACCGCCCAGGCGGCGACCGCCGTGCCGCTCGGAGCGGCGCAGAGCTTCGCCGTGCTGGCCGGTGGCGGCATCACCAACACCGGCGCCAGCACGGTCAGTGGTGACATCGGCAGCTTCGCCACCACCTCGATCGACGGCGGCATCACCCTGGCCAACGGCACGAACCACGGCGGTGACACCGCCACCCAGGAGGCGAAGACCGCGCTGTCCGAGGCGCTGGTGGCCGCCGCCGGCGCCGGACCGGCGACCCCGGTCGATGCCGGATCGCTCGGTGGGCTCCAGCTGTCCTCCGGCGTCTACGCCTCCGGTTCCTCGCTCGACCTCACCGGCACGCTCACCCTGGACGGTGGTGGCAGCTACGACTCGGTGTTCGTCCTGCAGGCCGGCAGCTCGCTGACCACGGCGTCCGGCAGCACCGTCGTCCTCATCGGTGGCGCGCAGGCGTGCAACGTCTTCTGGCAGGTCGGCACCTCCGCCACCCTGGGCAGCGCGTCCACCATGGTGGGCACCGTGCTGGCCGACCAGGAGGCCATCACCCTCGGGACGCTGGCGACCGTCGAGGGCCGGGTGCTGGCCAGCGTCGCGGCGGTCACCCTGGACGACAACACGATCACCCGGCCCGACAGCTGCCGCACCGGTGCGGTCGTCCCCGTGGTGGTCCCGTCGCCGACCCCTGCGCCGACCCCCACGCCGACCCCGTCGCCCACTCCCGTGCCGACCTCCTCGCCGACGCCGGAGGCCCCGGTCAGCGCGGCTGCGCCGGCCGGACCGACGACCGGTCCGGCCCCGGCGAGCGCGCAGGCCCCGGCGTCCGACAGCGGCCGCGCCACCTACCGCCAGGTCGGCCGGGTGCCCGTCGGCCCGGTCGACACCGGCGACGGCAGCACCTCCTGATGCCCGGTCGGCCGGGCCGCCGCGTGCGGTCCCGGCTCGGCGCGGCCGCCCTGCTGCTGGGGCTGCTCGCGCTCACCGGGTGCGGGGACGCGCCGGTGCCGGCCGCGACGCCCGCACCGGCTGCCACCACCTCCTCGGCCCCCGCAGCGACGACCCCGCCGGTGGCGCCCACGCCGCTGCTGATGGGCGCCTCGCCGCCGGTCCGGGTGCAGATCCCCTCGATCGGCGTGGACTCCGGGCTGATGGACCTCGGCCTCCAGGACGACGGCACCCTCGAGGTGCCGGCCACCGGCTTCCCGGCCGGCTGGTTCACCGGGGCGCCGACACCGGGCGAGCAGGGGCCCGCGGTCCTCGCCGGGCACGTCGACTGGGGCGGGGCGCCCGGGGTCTTCTGGGCGCTGCGCGACGTCGTCGCGGGCGACGAGATCACCGTGTCCCGCGCCGACGGCAGCTCCGCGGTCTTCCGCGTCACCGAGGTCGGGCGGTACGACAAGGACGCCTTCCCGACGGCGGCCGTCTACGCCGACCTCGACCACGCCGGGCTGCGGGTGATCACCTG belongs to Modestobacter sp. L9-4 and includes:
- a CDS encoding class F sortase: MPGRPGRRVRSRLGAAALLLGLLALTGCGDAPVPAATPAPAATTSSAPAATTPPVAPTPLLMGASPPVRVQIPSIGVDSGLMDLGLQDDGTLEVPATGFPAGWFTGAPTPGEQGPAVLAGHVDWGGAPGVFWALRDVVAGDEITVSRADGSSAVFRVTEVGRYDKDAFPTAAVYADLDHAGLRVITCGGEFDHAAHSYEDNTVVFADLVATA
- a CDS encoding ice-binding family protein, with amino-acid sequence MTSVPRMLPISRRGRFAVASTGLVAVSTFGLLAGLTGTAQAATAVPLGAAQSFAVLAGGGITNTGASTVSGDIGSFATTSIDGGITLANGTNHGGDTATQEAKTALSEALVAAAGAGPATPVDAGSLGGLQLSSGVYASGSSLDLTGTLTLDGGGSYDSVFVLQAGSSLTTASGSTVVLIGGAQACNVFWQVGTSATLGSASTMVGTVLADQEAITLGTLATVEGRVLASVAAVTLDDNTITRPDSCRTGAVVPVVVPSPTPAPTPTPTPSPTPVPTSSPTPEAPVSAAAPAGPTTGPAPASAQAPASDSGRATYRQVGRVPVGPVDTGDGSTS